A genomic window from Arthrobacter sp. FW305-BF8 includes:
- a CDS encoding ferredoxin--NADP reductase, with amino-acid sequence MSSTTSLQQASPGTALDAYLGRFTMYRLVLLVLAVLAAYSLLLDALGWLTFGIPNMLAHLALCLGLTYISNRALAVLFKVQPHGESSLITGLLLYFLFWPTQLGPAFAPMDLAGVALACVLASASKYALAWRGRHVFNPAAAAAFITGLTGLNIATWWAGTPAMLWLLVPGVLLVLYRTRKTLMAAVFVLVATGVVAAVQMPSGVDLGSAVWQTMAQGPVLFFAGFMLTEPLTLPPRRWQQLAIAAVVGILLATPFNLGYLANSPELALLAGNLLAFLVGQRGSVRLLFSHSRSLTPTTTEFVFRPQRPLRHSSGQYLELDLPHPKPDGRGRRRVFSLTSPPDAKHVTIGVGTADPVSAAKRKLLSLKPGEELMATTVAGDFVLPKGSDPVLLIAAGIGITPYLAHLSGGVARERDTVLLYLARSASELAYAAELEDCGARVVARLADGSAPPDFIEDAGALLAPGARLDGHALQRLVPDIGQRRVFISGSPASVGSLRRAARHAGSRRIHVDSFAGY; translated from the coding sequence ATGAGTTCAACCACCTCCCTACAGCAGGCCTCACCCGGCACCGCCCTGGACGCGTACCTGGGCCGGTTCACGATGTACAGGCTGGTGTTGCTGGTGCTTGCCGTGCTGGCTGCCTACAGCCTCCTGCTCGACGCCCTCGGCTGGCTGACCTTCGGTATTCCGAACATGCTCGCCCACCTGGCCCTCTGCCTGGGGCTGACGTACATTTCCAACCGCGCCCTGGCCGTGCTGTTCAAGGTTCAGCCGCACGGGGAATCCTCGCTGATTACGGGGCTCCTGCTTTACTTCCTGTTCTGGCCAACCCAGCTCGGCCCGGCCTTTGCGCCGATGGACCTGGCCGGGGTGGCCCTGGCCTGCGTCCTGGCGTCAGCCTCCAAGTACGCCCTCGCCTGGCGCGGCCGCCACGTATTCAACCCCGCAGCGGCCGCAGCCTTCATCACCGGGCTGACTGGCCTCAACATCGCCACGTGGTGGGCCGGCACACCTGCCATGCTCTGGCTTCTGGTCCCGGGCGTCCTGCTGGTGCTCTACCGGACCCGCAAAACGCTCATGGCTGCAGTCTTTGTCCTAGTGGCAACGGGCGTCGTGGCCGCGGTGCAAATGCCTTCCGGCGTCGACCTCGGAAGTGCCGTGTGGCAAACCATGGCGCAGGGCCCCGTGCTGTTTTTTGCCGGATTCATGCTCACCGAGCCGCTCACCCTGCCGCCCCGGCGCTGGCAGCAGCTGGCGATCGCCGCCGTCGTCGGAATCCTGCTGGCTACTCCCTTCAACCTCGGCTACCTGGCCAACTCCCCCGAACTGGCGCTGCTGGCGGGCAACCTGCTGGCGTTCCTGGTGGGCCAGCGCGGCAGCGTCCGGCTGCTGTTCAGCCACTCCCGCAGCCTTACGCCGACGACGACGGAATTTGTGTTCCGCCCCCAGCGCCCGCTCCGCCACTCATCCGGCCAGTACCTGGAACTGGATCTTCCGCACCCCAAGCCGGACGGACGAGGAAGGCGCCGCGTCTTCAGCCTGACCAGCCCGCCCGACGCAAAGCATGTGACAATCGGGGTCGGCACTGCTGACCCGGTCTCCGCTGCCAAGCGTAAGCTGTTGTCCCTCAAACCCGGCGAGGAGCTCATGGCCACCACCGTGGCGGGTGACTTCGTCCTGCCCAAGGGTTCGGACCCGGTGCTGCTCATTGCCGCCGGCATCGGTATCACGCCGTATCTGGCGCACTTGTCCGGCGGGGTGGCCCGCGAGCGCGACACCGTGCTTCTGTACCTCGCCCGGAGCGCGTCGGAACTCGCCTACGCAGCCGAACTGGAGGATTGCGGCGCCCGCGTCGTTGCCCGGCTCGCCGACGGATCGGCGCCGCCGGACTTCATCGAGGACGCCGGCGCGCTGCTTGCCCCGGGCGCGCGGCTTGACGGCCACGCACTGCAGCGGCTGGTGCCGGACATCGGCCAGCGAAGGGTTTTCATCTCGGGTTCACCGGCCAGCGTCGGCTCGCTGCGGCGCGCCGCGCGGCACGCCGGCTCACGCCGTATCCACGTGGATTCATTCGCGGGATACTGA
- a CDS encoding HIT family protein: MSTLFTKILNGEIPGRFVWREPEVSAFLTMGPLADGHTLVVPTEEVDRWTDASPETLARVMEVARRIGAVQVDTFGAARAGLIVAGYEINHMHVHVWPSNSMAEYNFATAEHNPDPARLDANAEKLRAGLRDAGYGEFVPEA; this comes from the coding sequence ATGAGCACGCTGTTCACCAAGATTCTCAACGGGGAGATCCCTGGCCGGTTTGTCTGGCGCGAACCGGAGGTCTCCGCGTTCCTGACCATGGGTCCGCTTGCTGACGGGCACACGCTGGTTGTGCCGACCGAGGAAGTGGACCGCTGGACGGACGCCTCGCCGGAGACCCTGGCCAGGGTCATGGAGGTGGCGCGGCGCATCGGCGCGGTGCAGGTGGACACGTTCGGGGCAGCCCGGGCAGGACTCATCGTGGCCGGTTACGAGATCAACCACATGCACGTGCACGTGTGGCCGTCCAACAGCATGGCCGAGTACAACTTCGCCACCGCCGAGCACAACCCCGATCCGGCGCGGCTGGACGCGAACGCCGAGAAGCTGCGCGCAGGCCTGCGTGACGCCGGCTACGGGGAGTTCGTGCCGGAGGCCTAA
- a CDS encoding NAD(P)-dependent alcohol dehydrogenase — translation MTPGRPVPPPLNLRIPLEDTAAEPLEGRLAAARGASSATSGLVGLTVARRAPNADDVEIAIEFCGLCHSDVHATRGEWGSQNYPLVPGHEIVGRVSRVGSGVLDFQPGDRVGVGCMVDSCRECGSCLEGLEQYCERGLTGTYGAKDARNGDAITQGGYSTSMVVDRRYVLRVPESLDPAAAAPLLCAGITTFSPLRRFGVRAGHVVGVVGLGGLGHMAVKLAKAMGAEVKVFTTSESKVSAALELGADAVVLSRDEEAMAAENRSIDVIIDTVAAPHDLNPFFRALRRDGALFQLGLPSEAMPPVNPGALIRRRVSYAGSLIGGIAETQEMLDFCAEHGVVADIELVGAEQLNDAYDRMVAGDVKYRFVLDASTLQEPSERADA, via the coding sequence ATGACTCCTGGACGCCCCGTGCCCCCGCCGCTGAACCTGCGAATTCCGCTGGAAGATACCGCCGCCGAACCCCTTGAGGGACGCCTTGCTGCCGCCCGCGGCGCGTCATCCGCCACCAGCGGCCTGGTCGGGCTGACCGTTGCCCGGCGGGCGCCCAATGCCGACGACGTCGAAATTGCGATCGAGTTCTGCGGGCTGTGCCACTCGGACGTTCACGCCACCCGTGGAGAGTGGGGCTCCCAGAACTACCCGCTCGTTCCCGGCCACGAGATTGTGGGCAGGGTCAGCCGCGTCGGTTCTGGCGTGTTGGACTTTCAGCCGGGAGACCGCGTGGGCGTGGGCTGCATGGTGGACTCCTGCCGGGAATGCGGGAGCTGCCTCGAAGGGCTGGAGCAGTACTGCGAACGCGGCCTGACCGGGACGTACGGAGCCAAAGACGCCAGGAACGGGGACGCGATCACCCAGGGCGGTTACTCCACATCGATGGTGGTGGACCGCCGGTACGTCCTGCGGGTGCCGGAAAGCCTGGACCCTGCAGCGGCTGCCCCGCTGCTCTGTGCAGGGATCACCACGTTCTCGCCGCTGCGCCGCTTCGGTGTCCGGGCGGGCCATGTGGTCGGCGTCGTGGGCCTGGGCGGTCTGGGCCACATGGCCGTCAAGCTGGCCAAAGCGATGGGAGCCGAGGTCAAGGTCTTCACCACCTCTGAATCCAAGGTGTCGGCGGCGCTGGAACTCGGCGCTGACGCCGTAGTGCTTTCCCGCGATGAGGAAGCGATGGCCGCTGAGAACCGGAGCATCGACGTCATCATCGATACGGTGGCAGCACCGCACGACCTCAACCCGTTCTTCCGGGCCCTGCGCCGGGACGGGGCCCTGTTCCAGCTCGGTCTGCCCTCCGAAGCCATGCCGCCTGTCAATCCCGGGGCGCTGATCCGGCGGCGGGTCTCGTACGCCGGTTCCCTGATCGGGGGCATCGCCGAGACGCAGGAGATGCTCGACTTCTGCGCCGAGCACGGAGTGGTCGCGGACATCGAACTGGTCGGTGCCGAGCAACTCAACGACGCCTATGACCGGATGGTCGCGGGAGATGTGAAGTACCGTTTTGTCCTTGATGCATCCACACTGCAGGAACCGTCGGAAAGGGCTGACGCATGA
- a CDS encoding M4 family metallopeptidase: protein MFCSIVPPYILRRLAAQRSPRFTAVARAAKEALLHVGAVHAGRAAAPSAPAGIRQLEPGPVNRSVFDAKSGESLPGQVVRKEGDAATGDPAVDEAYDGLGRTHILYADAFGRNSIDGLGMPLNATVHFGRMYDNAFWDGQQMVFGDGDGEVFERFTRSLSVIGHELAHGVTQFSAGLAYRNQAGAINESVSDVFGALVEQYFRKQTTAEASWLIGEGLFTQQVEGSALRSMKAPGTAYDDDVLGKDPQPDSMDAYVRTRADNGGVHINSGIPNRAFCVVAQTLGGNAWEAPGQIWYETLTSGSLSPTSTFTAFAKATTATAKELFGEESAEHDAVRGAWETVKVKL from the coding sequence ATGTTCTGTTCAATTGTTCCGCCGTACATCCTGCGCCGCCTGGCCGCCCAGAGGTCACCCCGGTTCACGGCCGTTGCCCGCGCCGCCAAGGAAGCCCTCCTTCACGTCGGGGCCGTGCATGCGGGCCGCGCGGCGGCCCCCTCGGCCCCTGCCGGCATCAGGCAACTGGAGCCCGGCCCGGTCAACAGGTCCGTCTTCGACGCGAAGTCCGGCGAGTCGCTGCCCGGGCAGGTTGTCCGGAAAGAGGGCGACGCTGCCACGGGCGACCCCGCCGTCGACGAGGCCTACGATGGCCTGGGCCGTACGCACATCCTCTACGCGGACGCCTTCGGGCGGAACTCCATCGACGGCCTGGGAATGCCGCTGAACGCCACGGTCCACTTCGGCAGGATGTACGACAACGCGTTTTGGGACGGCCAGCAGATGGTATTCGGCGACGGCGACGGGGAGGTCTTCGAGCGGTTCACGAGATCGCTCAGCGTGATTGGCCACGAGCTGGCCCACGGTGTGACGCAGTTTTCGGCCGGGCTCGCCTACCGCAACCAGGCCGGGGCCATCAACGAGTCCGTGTCCGACGTTTTCGGCGCACTCGTGGAGCAGTACTTCCGGAAGCAGACCACCGCCGAAGCGTCCTGGCTGATCGGGGAAGGGCTGTTCACCCAGCAGGTTGAAGGGTCCGCTCTGCGCTCCATGAAGGCACCGGGAACCGCGTACGACGACGACGTCCTCGGCAAGGACCCACAGCCGGACTCCATGGACGCCTACGTCCGCACGAGGGCGGACAACGGCGGGGTCCACATTAACTCCGGCATCCCGAACCGGGCGTTCTGCGTCGTCGCCCAGACCCTGGGCGGGAACGCCTGGGAAGCGCCGGGCCAGATCTGGTATGAGACCCTGACAAGCGGCTCGCTGAGCCCGACCAGCACCTTCACAGCCTTCGCCAAAGCCACCACGGCCACGGCGAAGGAACTGTTCGGCGAGGAGTCGGCAGAGCATGACGCCGTGCGCGGGGCGTGGGAGACTGTGAAGGTAAAGCTCTAA
- a CDS encoding FAD:protein FMN transferase, translating into MPHPGWQSFRFDGIGTSWEISTPAPLPPGLRSLVLAEVERYDFTWSRFREDSLVTRIAAAPGQFELPPEAAGLAALYRQLYTLSGGGMTPLIGESLERLGYDPRYSLQPRGEAAPPPAWDAVMEWHGTSLRTTAPVVLDIGAAGKGQLVDLLAEQLRGHGVPDFFIDASGDLLNGSNENGSQEPVQVALEHPYDAAKAIGTVPLGSGALCASASNRRAWGDGLHHVLDGTTGAPVRTVVATWARADTAMEADALATALFLVPAEDLERHFRFSWLKVFSNGSAEYSAEFEGRLFT; encoded by the coding sequence ATGCCGCATCCGGGCTGGCAGAGCTTCCGTTTTGACGGCATCGGCACCAGCTGGGAAATCTCCACTCCCGCCCCGTTGCCCCCGGGGCTGCGCAGTTTAGTGCTGGCCGAAGTAGAGCGCTACGACTTTACGTGGTCCAGGTTCCGCGAGGACTCCCTGGTGACCCGGATCGCCGCGGCGCCCGGACAATTCGAGTTGCCGCCCGAGGCCGCCGGCCTGGCCGCGCTCTACCGGCAGCTTTACACGCTCAGCGGCGGGGGGATGACGCCCCTCATCGGGGAAAGCCTTGAGCGGCTGGGCTACGATCCGCGCTATTCGCTGCAGCCCCGCGGGGAAGCTGCACCTCCCCCTGCCTGGGACGCCGTTATGGAGTGGCACGGGACGTCGCTGCGCACCACTGCCCCGGTGGTGCTGGATATCGGCGCGGCAGGCAAGGGCCAACTCGTGGACCTTCTGGCCGAACAGTTAAGGGGTCACGGTGTTCCGGACTTCTTCATTGACGCCAGCGGGGACCTGCTGAACGGCAGCAATGAGAACGGCAGTCAGGAACCGGTGCAGGTGGCGCTGGAGCATCCCTATGACGCTGCGAAGGCGATAGGAACTGTGCCGCTGGGATCCGGCGCCCTCTGTGCTTCGGCGTCGAACCGGCGGGCCTGGGGAGACGGGCTCCATCATGTCCTGGACGGCACCACCGGGGCGCCCGTCAGGACGGTGGTGGCCACATGGGCCCGGGCGGACACGGCCATGGAGGCTGACGCCCTCGCCACTGCCCTGTTCCTGGTTCCGGCCGAGGACCTGGAACGGCATTTCCGTTTCTCCTGGCTCAAGGTATTTTCCAACGGCAGCGCGGAGTACTCCGCGGAATTCGAAGGAAGGCTGTTCACATGA
- a CDS encoding protealysin inhibitor emfourin, whose protein sequence is MKITVERSGGIAALTRVWTVLAVTTSDKSRWQPLVEACPWDAIDDPRQAVDGQPDRFMYSIRAGQRRATLPETAVTGPWRVLVESTRAAAEESA, encoded by the coding sequence ATGAAAATCACAGTCGAGCGCAGCGGCGGGATAGCCGCCCTCACCCGTGTCTGGACAGTGCTGGCCGTCACGACCAGTGACAAGAGCCGCTGGCAGCCGCTCGTGGAAGCGTGCCCGTGGGACGCCATCGACGACCCACGCCAGGCAGTGGACGGGCAGCCGGACCGCTTCATGTACTCCATCCGTGCCGGCCAACGCCGCGCCACCCTGCCGGAGACGGCTGTGACCGGTCCCTGGCGGGTGCTGGTGGAGTCCACCCGGGCAGCAGCTGAAGAATCGGCCTAG
- a CDS encoding FMN-binding protein, with product MKPSIRKTVFAGVAGLSLAGTVAGCAPSAQQPAAQETEPPAASASAAAGSSAGAAAGYKDGTYSADGNYKSPNGTETVGVQLTLAGGTVSAVEITEHPSNPNTRKFQGQFAGGIADQVVGKSLDEIKVSKVAGSSLTSGGFNQAVEAIKAQAL from the coding sequence GTGAAGCCTTCAATCCGTAAGACTGTTTTCGCCGGCGTGGCCGGCCTGTCCCTCGCCGGAACGGTGGCCGGTTGCGCGCCGTCGGCCCAGCAGCCTGCCGCGCAGGAGACCGAGCCCCCGGCGGCGTCCGCTTCCGCGGCAGCCGGTTCCTCGGCGGGCGCCGCAGCCGGCTACAAGGACGGGACGTACAGCGCGGACGGCAACTACAAGTCCCCCAACGGCACCGAGACCGTGGGCGTTCAGCTGACGCTGGCCGGCGGGACCGTGTCCGCGGTGGAGATCACTGAGCACCCGTCCAATCCCAATACCCGGAAGTTCCAGGGCCAGTTCGCCGGCGGCATTGCTGACCAGGTGGTGGGCAAGAGCCTGGACGAGATCAAGGTCTCCAAGGTGGCCGGCTCCTCCCTGACCAGCGGCGGCTTCAACCAGGCGGTTGAAGCGATCAAGGCGCAGGCTCTGTAG
- the hrpA gene encoding ATP-dependent RNA helicase HrpA: MTFHISYPAELPVSERREDLMAAIAANQVTIIAGETGSGKTTQIPKMCLELGLGDNGLIGHTQPRRLAARTVAERIASELGVDIGQEVGFQVRFTGEVSRSTKVKLMTDGILLAEIQRDKLLRKYNAIIIDEAHERSLNIDFILGYLKRILPQRPDLKVIITSATIDPERFAKHFGSDEEPAPIVEVSGRTFPVEIRYRPLSQPAGGPSGDDEDNSSDDELEEDRDPLDAVCDAVDELALEAPGDILIFFSGEREIRDAADALNARIQSNRRLAGTEVLPLFARLSLQEQHRVFNPGSKRRIVLATNVAETSLTVPGIKYVIDTGTARISRYSHRTKVQRLPIERVSQASANQRSGRCGRVSDGIAIRLYSEEDFESRPLYTDPEILRTNLAAVILQMTAMGVARGPKDIENFPFVEPPDSRAINDGVTLLRELGALSAPQAATSAPQAATGAPPAVNAENGKGGGRNGGGGLTAVGHKLAQLPVDPRLGRMIVEAGQRGCVREVMILAAALTIQDPRERPTDKQQLAAEKHARFRDENSDFTGYLNLWNYIHEKQQELSSTQFRRLCRNEFINYLRVREWQDLFTQLRQLARPLGISLDNRRQADAVGNHEGIHISLLSGLLSHIGILDERKREYAGARGTRFAIFPGSALFKKSPTFVMAAELVETSRLWARVAAKFEPVWAEQVAPHLIKRSYSEPHWSTKMGAVMAYEKVTLYGVPIIAQRRINFGRVDPVLARELFIRHALVQGEWKTHHKFLHRNRALLQEVEELEARMRRRDLLVDDETLFEFYDARVGKDVVSERHFDKWWKDARQQNHTLLDFDEALLLSEDAEALDESAYPKTWLHKGFELPLSYEFHPVAPGSTPNPSDGVTAEVPVLFLNQLEDAPFRWLIPGQRVELVTALIKSLPKQVRKSFVPAPDVARQAVAALEADFDPAEDELESSLELVLRRLKGQVIPPGSWNWEAVPPHLRVSFKVVDTRGKVLDEGKDLEALQERLAPATRRAIAESLGATPATAGPRSAKKGQQQGAAQDARAQDTRAQGGRPQAHAGFTEQSGLTEWRFGAIQREASVTVKGHTVTGFPALVDEGKSVGLRVFQTASEQQEAMRGGVIRLLALRVPAPDRYVLEHLNNTEKLTFSQNPHGSVSALIADCVLAAVDKLTPAELPWDQAAFDALFEHVRAELIDTVFSVTAVVERILASTRRIQKQLKGTTSLALISALNDVRSQLEQLVFPGFVARTGYAQLSQLPRYLTAIEKRLEKLPGNVQRDALNMAAVQQLEDDYDDAVSALLPGRRAGAELTQVRWMIEELRVSLFAVELGTAYSVSEKRIRTALNKVLAA; encoded by the coding sequence ATGACTTTTCACATCTCCTACCCCGCCGAGCTGCCGGTTTCCGAGCGCCGCGAGGACCTGATGGCCGCGATTGCCGCCAACCAGGTGACCATCATTGCCGGTGAGACCGGCTCCGGAAAGACCACCCAGATTCCCAAGATGTGCTTGGAGCTGGGCCTGGGTGACAACGGCCTGATCGGCCACACCCAGCCGCGGCGGCTGGCAGCCCGCACGGTGGCCGAGCGCATCGCCTCCGAACTCGGCGTCGACATCGGGCAGGAAGTGGGCTTCCAAGTCCGCTTCACCGGCGAGGTGAGCAGGTCCACCAAGGTCAAACTGATGACCGACGGCATCCTGCTGGCCGAAATCCAGCGCGACAAGCTTCTCCGCAAGTACAACGCGATCATCATCGACGAGGCGCACGAACGAAGCCTGAACATCGACTTCATCCTCGGCTACCTCAAGCGGATCCTGCCGCAGCGCCCGGACCTGAAGGTGATCATCACCTCCGCAACCATCGACCCCGAACGCTTTGCGAAGCACTTCGGCTCTGACGAGGAACCGGCACCGATCGTTGAGGTCTCCGGGAGGACGTTCCCGGTGGAGATCCGTTACCGGCCGCTCTCCCAGCCGGCGGGCGGCCCGTCGGGCGACGACGAAGACAACTCGTCCGACGATGAACTCGAGGAAGACCGGGATCCGCTGGACGCGGTGTGCGACGCCGTCGACGAACTCGCCCTCGAAGCCCCGGGCGACATCCTCATCTTCTTCTCCGGCGAGCGCGAGATCCGGGACGCCGCGGACGCCCTGAACGCCAGAATCCAGTCCAACCGGCGGCTGGCCGGCACCGAAGTGCTGCCGCTGTTCGCACGGCTGAGCCTGCAGGAACAGCACCGGGTGTTCAATCCGGGCAGCAAGCGGAGGATCGTGCTGGCCACCAACGTGGCCGAGACCTCCCTCACCGTTCCCGGCATCAAGTACGTCATCGACACCGGCACCGCGCGCATCTCGCGCTATTCGCACCGCACCAAGGTGCAGCGGCTGCCCATCGAACGGGTGTCCCAGGCGTCGGCCAACCAGCGCTCGGGACGCTGTGGCCGCGTGTCGGACGGCATCGCCATCCGGCTCTACTCCGAGGAGGACTTCGAGTCCCGGCCGCTCTACACCGATCCGGAAATCCTGCGCACCAACCTGGCCGCGGTCATCCTGCAGATGACTGCCATGGGTGTCGCCCGCGGGCCCAAGGACATTGAAAACTTCCCGTTCGTGGAGCCGCCGGACTCGCGCGCCATTAACGACGGCGTGACCCTCCTTCGGGAGCTCGGCGCCTTGAGTGCGCCGCAGGCAGCAACTAGTGCGCCGCAGGCAGCCACTGGCGCTCCCCCGGCGGTCAACGCCGAAAACGGCAAAGGTGGCGGCCGCAACGGCGGCGGCGGGCTTACCGCCGTCGGACATAAGCTTGCCCAGCTTCCGGTGGATCCGCGGCTCGGACGCATGATTGTTGAGGCCGGCCAGCGCGGCTGCGTCCGCGAAGTCATGATCCTGGCGGCGGCGCTCACCATTCAGGACCCCCGCGAGCGTCCAACGGACAAGCAGCAGCTGGCGGCCGAGAAGCACGCCCGCTTCCGCGACGAGAACTCAGACTTCACCGGGTACCTGAACCTCTGGAACTACATCCACGAGAAGCAGCAGGAGCTGTCCTCCACCCAGTTCCGCCGCTTGTGCCGCAACGAATTCATCAACTACCTGCGCGTGCGCGAGTGGCAGGACCTGTTTACGCAGCTCCGGCAACTGGCCCGGCCGCTGGGCATCAGCCTGGACAATAGGCGCCAGGCCGATGCTGTGGGCAACCACGAGGGCATCCACATCAGCCTTCTCTCCGGCCTGCTAAGCCATATCGGCATCCTCGACGAACGCAAGCGGGAATATGCCGGCGCCCGCGGAACCCGCTTTGCCATCTTCCCCGGCTCGGCGCTGTTCAAGAAGTCGCCTACGTTTGTCATGGCCGCCGAGCTCGTGGAAACAAGCCGGCTGTGGGCCCGGGTGGCCGCAAAATTCGAGCCGGTGTGGGCCGAGCAGGTGGCGCCGCACCTGATCAAGCGCAGCTACAGCGAACCCCACTGGTCCACCAAGATGGGCGCCGTGATGGCGTATGAAAAGGTCACCCTCTACGGTGTACCCATCATCGCCCAGCGCCGGATCAACTTCGGCAGGGTCGATCCCGTCCTTGCCCGTGAGCTGTTCATCAGGCATGCGCTGGTCCAGGGCGAATGGAAGACACACCACAAGTTCCTCCACCGCAACCGGGCCCTGCTGCAGGAAGTGGAGGAACTCGAAGCGCGGATGCGCCGCCGGGACCTCCTGGTGGACGACGAAACGCTCTTCGAGTTCTATGACGCGCGGGTTGGCAAGGACGTCGTCTCGGAACGGCACTTCGACAAGTGGTGGAAGGACGCCCGGCAGCAGAATCACACGCTTCTGGACTTCGACGAGGCCCTGCTTCTGAGCGAGGACGCCGAGGCGCTGGACGAGTCCGCGTACCCGAAGACGTGGCTGCACAAGGGGTTCGAACTGCCCCTGAGTTATGAATTCCATCCCGTGGCGCCCGGCTCGACGCCCAACCCGTCCGACGGCGTTACGGCGGAAGTTCCGGTCCTCTTCCTGAACCAGCTGGAAGACGCACCCTTCCGCTGGCTGATCCCCGGCCAGCGCGTGGAACTGGTGACTGCGCTGATCAAATCGCTGCCGAAGCAGGTCCGCAAGAGTTTCGTCCCTGCCCCCGACGTCGCCCGGCAGGCAGTGGCGGCGCTGGAAGCCGATTTCGACCCCGCCGAGGACGAGTTGGAGAGCTCGCTTGAGCTTGTCCTGCGCCGCCTCAAGGGACAGGTCATCCCGCCCGGGTCCTGGAACTGGGAGGCCGTTCCGCCGCACCTGCGGGTGAGCTTCAAGGTGGTGGACACCCGCGGCAAAGTCCTGGACGAGGGCAAGGACCTGGAAGCGCTGCAGGAGCGGCTGGCGCCGGCCACCCGCCGGGCCATCGCGGAGTCCCTAGGCGCAACTCCGGCCACCGCCGGCCCGCGGTCCGCGAAGAAGGGCCAGCAGCAGGGGGCCGCGCAGGACGCGCGGGCACAGGACACACGGGCACAGGGCGGCCGTCCGCAGGCGCACGCCGGGTTCACGGAGCAGTCCGGCCTGACCGAGTGGCGGTTCGGCGCCATTCAGCGGGAAGCCAGCGTCACCGTCAAAGGCCATACCGTCACCGGATTTCCCGCGCTGGTGGATGAAGGAAAGTCCGTGGGCCTGCGCGTCTTCCAGACAGCCTCGGAGCAGCAGGAAGCCATGCGGGGCGGTGTCATCCGACTCCTCGCACTGCGCGTGCCAGCGCCTGACCGCTATGTCCTGGAGCACCTGAACAACACCGAGAAGCTGACGTTCAGCCAAAACCCGCACGGGTCCGTCTCGGCCCTGATCGCGGACTGCGTCCTGGCTGCGGTGGACAAGCTGACCCCCGCGGAACTCCCCTGGGACCAGGCAGCGTTCGACGCCCTGTTTGAGCACGTCCGGGCGGAGCTGATAGACACCGTCTTCAGTGTTACCGCTGTGGTGGAGCGCATCCTCGCGAGCACGCGCCGGATCCAAAAGCAGCTCAAGGGCACCACGAGCCTGGCGCTCATCAGCGCACTCAACGATGTCCGCAGCCAGCTTGAACAGCTTGTCTTCCCCGGCTTCGTAGCCCGCACGGGCTACGCCCAGCTGAGCCAGCTCCCCCGCTACCTCACCGCCATCGAAAAACGCCTCGAAAAGCTGCCCGGCAACGTGCAGCGCGATGCGCTCAACATGGCGGCGGTCCAGCAGCTGGAGGACGATTACGACGACGCCGTGTCGGCTCTGCTGCCCGGCCGCCGGGCAGGTGCCGAGCTGACACAGGTGCGCTGGATGATCGAGGAGCTTCGGGTGAGCCTCTTCGCCGTCGAACTCGGCACAGCCTATTCCGTGTCCGAGAAGCGGATCCGGACGGCGTTGAACAAGGTGCTCGCGGCATAG
- a CDS encoding GlxA family transcriptional regulator: MLKSVAIIAVPNFSIFEFGTAFEVFGIDRSDRGTGVPQFDFRVCTPVPGEVPLKSGLTMNVGLGLEAAADADLVIMAPYGREEDVPESVLDALRAAHSRGAWVMSICSGAFALARAGILDGRRCTTHWHYSEELAAQYPKVLVDENVLYVQDGRIISSAGTAAGIDACLHLVRIEFGAAVAAAIARDMVVPPHRDGGQAQFIDRPMPECGSQPMEELLRWMVANLDEEHPVQELAARVHMSPRTFARRFRAETGATPAAWLNSQRVLRAQELLESTELNIDEVARQSGFGHPVLLRHHFAKVLDTSPQSYRRAFRGQMAPAG; this comes from the coding sequence ATGCTCAAATCAGTGGCAATCATCGCGGTTCCCAACTTCTCGATCTTCGAGTTCGGTACCGCTTTTGAGGTGTTTGGCATCGACCGTTCGGACCGGGGAACAGGCGTGCCGCAGTTCGACTTCCGCGTCTGCACTCCGGTGCCCGGGGAAGTTCCGCTGAAATCCGGCCTCACCATGAACGTCGGCCTCGGTCTGGAAGCCGCCGCCGATGCCGACCTGGTGATCATGGCGCCCTACGGCCGGGAGGAAGATGTTCCGGAATCCGTGCTCGATGCCCTCCGGGCGGCGCACAGCCGGGGTGCCTGGGTGATGTCGATCTGCTCCGGCGCGTTTGCGCTGGCGCGGGCCGGGATCCTCGACGGACGCCGGTGCACCACGCACTGGCATTACTCGGAAGAGCTGGCCGCCCAGTACCCCAAAGTCCTGGTGGACGAGAACGTCCTCTACGTCCAGGACGGGCGGATCATCTCCAGCGCCGGTACCGCGGCGGGCATCGACGCCTGCCTGCATCTGGTGAGGATCGAGTTTGGGGCCGCCGTGGCTGCCGCCATTGCCAGGGACATGGTGGTTCCGCCGCACCGCGACGGTGGCCAGGCCCAGTTCATCGACCGGCCGATGCCCGAGTGCGGCTCCCAGCCCATGGAGGAACTCCTCCGGTGGATGGTGGCGAACCTCGACGAGGAGCATCCCGTCCAGGAGCTGGCCGCCCGCGTGCACATGTCGCCGCGCACCTTTGCCCGGCGGTTCCGTGCTGAAACTGGAGCCACCCCGGCTGCGTGGCTCAATTCCCAGCGGGTCCTGCGCGCCCAGGAGCTCCTGGAGTCCACGGAACTGAACATTGACGAGGTGGCGCGGCAGTCAGGCTTCGGCCATCCCGTGCTGCTTCGGCACCACTTCGCCAAGGTGCTGGACACCAGTCCGCAGTCCTACCGCCGGGCCTTCCGCGGCCAGATGGCCCCGGCCGGCTAG